A region from the Sulfitobacter sp. D7 genome encodes:
- a CDS encoding DMT family transporter, producing MDIRAILMGLAFAVMWSSAFTSARIIVMDASPLLALSLRYLISGLIGVGIALALGQSWRLTPAQWRATIIFGVLQNAVYLGLNFIAMQTIEASLAAIIASTMPLLVGFAAWAFLGEKLRPLGIAGLFAGVIGVAIIMGARLGGQVDLYGLILCAIGVVALTAATLLVRGATSGGNFLMVVGLQMLVGCVALSIATLLFETPRIDPSLRLTLAFAYTCLVPGLAATVVWFWLVNRIGATRAATFHFLNPFFGVAIAALLLGETLGPRDILGVAIIAGGILAVQVSRQRKA from the coding sequence ATGGACATCCGCGCAATTCTCATGGGACTGGCCTTTGCCGTGATGTGGTCCTCGGCCTTCACCTCTGCCCGTATCATCGTGATGGATGCCTCGCCCCTGCTGGCTCTCTCTCTACGCTACCTGATCTCTGGCCTGATCGGCGTCGGCATCGCGCTGGCCCTGGGGCAAAGCTGGCGGCTCACCCCCGCGCAGTGGCGGGCGACGATCATCTTTGGCGTGCTACAAAACGCGGTTTACCTTGGGCTTAACTTCATCGCCATGCAGACCATCGAGGCGTCCCTCGCCGCGATCATCGCCTCCACCATGCCGCTTCTTGTGGGCTTCGCCGCATGGGCGTTTTTGGGTGAGAAGCTGCGCCCTTTGGGCATTGCGGGACTGTTTGCCGGTGTCATTGGCGTCGCCATCATCATGGGCGCGCGCCTCGGCGGGCAAGTCGACCTCTATGGTCTCATCCTTTGCGCCATCGGCGTGGTGGCCCTCACCGCAGCCACCCTGTTGGTGCGCGGCGCGACCTCGGGCGGCAACTTCCTCATGGTCGTCGGCTTGCAAATGCTTGTCGGCTGCGTGGCCCTCTCCATCGCCACCCTGCTGTTTGAGACACCCCGCATCGACCCCAGCCTGCGCCTGACGCTCGCCTTCGCCTATACCTGCCTTGTCCCCGGCCTTGCCGCCACCGTGGTCTGGTTCTGGCTGGTCAATCGCATTGGCGCCACGCGGGCGGCCACCTTCCACTTTCTCAACCCGTTCTTTGGCGTGGCCATCGCGGCCCTGCTGCTGGGCGAAACGCTGGGTCCGCGCGACATCCTTGGCGTCGCCATCATTGCAGGCGGCATCCTTGCCGTGCAGGTCTCGCGGCAACGCAAGGCGTAA
- a CDS encoding HU family DNA-binding protein, which produces MAKPMTKTQLVAALAEEMDTDKKSAGAALDAVCNLITREVSAGGAVTLPGVGKIYCRERPERMVRNPATGEQFKKDADKVVKMTIAKALKDSVNE; this is translated from the coding sequence ATGGCAAAACCGATGACCAAGACCCAGCTCGTTGCTGCTCTGGCAGAAGAGATGGACACCGACAAGAAATCCGCAGGCGCAGCGCTCGACGCCGTTTGCAACCTGATCACCCGTGAAGTGTCCGCCGGCGGTGCCGTGACCCTGCCGGGCGTTGGCAAAATCTATTGCCGTGAGCGCCCCGAGCGGATGGTCCGCAACCCCGCCACTGGCGAGCAGTTCAAGAAAGACGCCGACAAAGTGGTCAAGATGACCATCGCGAAGGCGCTGAAGGACAGCGTGAACGAGTAA
- a CDS encoding AMP nucleosidase, with protein MTTILTPDTPNPESFRDATAAVDRLTELYQQATTFLHDAFAKAMETSAPDARVRAFYPELRFRTSSYAHVDTRLSFGHVSSPGTFAATITRPDLFRNYLIQQIGLLIENHDQPVIVGPSTTPIPVHFAMTGDNALNVPQEGAADFTLRDVFDVPDLSTTNDDIVNGTYVPEDDVRPLAPFTAQRVDYSLARLAHYTATDPEHFQTHVLFTNYQFYVTEFEQYAREMLRDPESGYTAFVSTGNAEITDPDAPLAETLKTPQMPTYHLKRADGSGITLVNIGVGPSNAKTATDHIAVLRPHAWLMVGHCAGLRNTQALGDFVLAHGYLREDHVLDDDLPVWVPIPALAEIQIALEQSVAQVTQLEGYELKRIMRTGTVATIDNRNWELRDQSGPVQRLSQSRAVALDMESATIAANGYRFRVPYGTLLCVSDKPLHGELKLPGMASDFYKTQVARHLMIGIRAMELLRRMPLERIHSRKLRSFDETAFL; from the coding sequence ATGACAACGATCCTGACCCCGGACACCCCGAACCCGGAAAGCTTCCGCGATGCGACAGCTGCCGTGGACCGCCTGACCGAACTTTATCAGCAGGCCACGACCTTCCTGCATGATGCCTTTGCCAAGGCGATGGAGACTTCGGCCCCCGATGCCCGCGTGCGTGCCTTTTATCCCGAACTGCGGTTTCGCACCTCGTCTTATGCCCATGTCGATACGCGCCTGTCCTTCGGCCATGTCTCTTCTCCCGGCACCTTCGCCGCGACGATCACCCGGCCTGATCTCTTTCGGAACTATCTGATCCAGCAGATCGGCCTGCTGATTGAAAATCACGACCAGCCAGTGATCGTTGGCCCGTCGACCACACCGATTCCGGTACATTTCGCCATGACGGGTGATAATGCGCTGAACGTGCCCCAAGAAGGGGCCGCCGATTTCACCCTGCGCGATGTCTTTGACGTGCCGGACCTGTCGACCACCAATGATGATATCGTCAACGGGACCTACGTGCCTGAGGACGACGTGCGCCCGCTCGCGCCCTTTACCGCGCAGCGCGTCGATTACTCCCTCGCCCGGCTGGCGCATTACACCGCCACGGACCCTGAGCATTTCCAGACCCATGTGCTGTTTACGAACTACCAGTTCTATGTGACCGAGTTTGAGCAATACGCCCGCGAGATGCTGCGCGACCCCGAGAGCGGCTATACCGCCTTTGTCTCGACCGGCAATGCCGAGATCACCGATCCCGATGCGCCTTTGGCAGAGACGCTGAAGACCCCGCAAATGCCGACCTATCACCTGAAACGCGCCGACGGTTCGGGCATCACGCTGGTGAATATCGGTGTTGGCCCGTCGAACGCAAAAACGGCAACAGACCATATCGCCGTGCTGCGCCCCCATGCGTGGCTGATGGTTGGACACTGTGCCGGGCTGCGCAATACGCAGGCTCTGGGCGACTTCGTATTGGCGCATGGCTACCTGCGCGAGGATCACGTTCTGGATGACGACCTGCCGGTCTGGGTGCCGATCCCGGCGTTGGCCGAGATCCAGATCGCGTTGGAGCAGTCGGTGGCGCAGGTCACGCAATTGGAGGGCTATGAGCTCAAACGCATCATGCGCACCGGCACCGTCGCCACCATCGACAACCGCAACTGGGAACTGCGCGATCAGAGCGGCCCGGTGCAGCGCCTGAGCCAATCCCGCGCCGTGGCATTGGATATGGAAAGCGCCACGATCGCGGCCAATGGCTATCGCTTCCGGGTGCCCTATGGCACGCTGCTGTGTGTGTCGGACAAACCGCTGCATGGTGAATTGAAACTACCCGGCATGGCCTCGGACTTCTACAAGACCCAAGTCGCGCGCCATCTGATGATCGGCATTCGCGCCATGGAGCTGCTGCGCCGCATGCCGCTGGAGCGGATCCACAGCCGGAAACTTCGATCCTTCGACGAAACGGCGTTCCTATAG
- the ade gene encoding adenine deaminase, translated as MTDKTFPTWPDVAAQLVEVAAGRRAADTIITGGIWVNVHTRECLPDHDIAIAAGRIAFVGPDASHCRGDDTRIIEANGRYMVPGLCDGHMHIESTMLTPAEFARAVIPHGTTSAFTDPHEIANVLGLNGVRMMHDEALMQPINIFTQMPSCAPSAPGLETTGFEITAEDVTEAMAWPGIVGLGEMMNFPGVSNADPQMLAEIAATQRAGKTVGGHYASPDLGPAFAAYVAGGPADDHEGTCEADAVARMRQGMRSMIRLGSAWYDVKTQITAITEKGLDPRNMILCTDDSHSGTITNEGHMNRVVRHAIDCGCEPLIALQMATINTATHFGLEREIGSLTPGRRADVILTSDLASFPVETVIARGDVVAEDGKCLVDCPHFDWPNNARQTVNMARDLSADDFDIAAPEGANAVTANVIGVVENQAPARALKFELPVTEGRVQGTGEVCQIALVERHRATGTVTNAFVSGFGYEGRMAMASTVAHDSHHMIVVGTDTEQMALAANRLREVGGGITIFREGEELALVALPIAGLMSDRPAAEVAADAEALVQAMIDCGCKLNNAYMQHSLLALVVIPELRISDLGLVDVQKFEIIPLLEPQT; from the coding sequence ATGACAGATAAAACGTTCCCCACTTGGCCCGATGTGGCCGCACAATTGGTCGAGGTCGCCGCCGGGCGGCGCGCGGCCGATACGATCATCACCGGCGGCATTTGGGTGAATGTGCACACCCGCGAATGCCTGCCCGATCACGACATCGCCATCGCCGCCGGGCGCATCGCCTTTGTCGGGCCGGATGCCAGCCACTGCCGCGGCGATGATACCCGCATTATTGAGGCCAATGGCCGCTATATGGTCCCCGGTCTTTGCGACGGGCATATGCATATTGAATCGACCATGCTCACCCCGGCGGAGTTCGCCCGCGCCGTGATCCCGCATGGCACGACATCGGCCTTCACCGACCCGCATGAGATCGCCAATGTGCTGGGGCTGAACGGCGTGCGCATGATGCATGACGAAGCGCTGATGCAGCCGATTAACATCTTCACGCAAATGCCCTCCTGCGCGCCTTCGGCCCCGGGGCTGGAAACCACGGGTTTTGAGATCACCGCCGAAGACGTGACCGAAGCAATGGCATGGCCCGGCATCGTGGGCTTGGGCGAGATGATGAACTTCCCCGGTGTCAGCAACGCCGACCCGCAGATGCTGGCCGAAATTGCAGCGACCCAGCGGGCGGGCAAGACCGTGGGCGGGCATTACGCTTCTCCCGACCTCGGCCCCGCCTTTGCCGCCTATGTGGCGGGCGGTCCGGCGGATGACCACGAAGGCACCTGCGAAGCCGACGCCGTGGCGCGGATGCGGCAGGGCATGCGCTCAATGATCCGGCTCGGCTCGGCGTGGTATGACGTGAAGACGCAGATCACCGCGATCACCGAAAAAGGGCTCGATCCGCGCAACATGATCCTGTGCACCGATGACAGCCACTCTGGCACCATCACCAACGAAGGGCATATGAACCGGGTGGTGCGTCATGCCATCGACTGCGGCTGCGAGCCGTTGATTGCCTTGCAAATGGCGACGATCAACACCGCGACGCATTTCGGGTTGGAGCGGGAGATCGGCTCGCTCACGCCGGGCCGCCGAGCTGATGTGATCCTGACATCGGACCTTGCGAGCTTCCCGGTAGAGACGGTGATCGCACGCGGCGACGTGGTGGCGGAAGATGGCAAATGCCTTGTCGATTGCCCGCATTTCGACTGGCCTAACAATGCTCGCCAGACCGTAAACATGGCCCGAGACCTGAGCGCCGATGACTTCGACATCGCCGCACCCGAAGGCGCGAACGCAGTCACCGCCAATGTCATCGGCGTGGTCGAAAACCAAGCGCCCGCACGCGCGCTGAAGTTTGAACTGCCCGTGACCGAAGGCCGCGTGCAGGGCACTGGCGAGGTCTGCCAGATCGCACTGGTCGAACGCCACCGCGCCACCGGGACGGTGACCAACGCTTTCGTCTCGGGATTCGGCTATGAGGGGCGCATGGCCATGGCCTCGACCGTGGCGCATGACAGCCACCACATGATCGTCGTGGGCACCGATACCGAGCAGATGGCGCTGGCCGCCAACCGGCTGCGCGAAGTCGGCGGGGGCATCACGATCTTCCGCGAGGGCGAGGAACTGGCGCTTGTCGCCCTGCCCATCGCCGGGTTGATGTCTGACCGCCCCGCCGCTGAAGTCGCCGCCGATGCCGAAGCCCTTGTGCAGGCGATGATCGACTGTGGCTGCAAGCTGAACAACGCCTATATGCAGCATTCGCTTTTGGCCCTTGTGGTGATCCCTGAGTTGCGGATCTCGGACCTCGGGCTGGTCGATGTGCAGAAATTTGAAATCATCCCATTGTTAGAGCCGCAAACATGA
- a CDS encoding glycosyltransferase family 4 protein, producing MNFLFVHQNMPGQYRELVQWLAQAGGHRIYFLTQRQNAPNLPGVETRVYRPHHRPDDKAYGLSRVWEEASGNGFGAVSAARQIETQEGFRPDIIIGHVGWGELSFFKELWPDVPIIGYFEYYYNMTGGMVGFDPAEKISTHAPYLNHARNIVPLANIETVDLGHCPTHWQRDRFPESFHRKLYVCHDGIRTDQLLPDPDVSLRLGRLAEPVTRKDEIITYVARNLEKTRGFHTMMRALPRILAERPAARVVIVGGNEVSYGKQSDHPGGLRGEMAAELQGKVDWERVHFVGKVPYPDFKKLVQISRCHIYLTMPFVLSWSLLEAMSMQATIVASDVAPVREAVSHGKTGLLVDFFDPDALAAQVVEVLANPQDHAHLGPAARAHVVEHCDFLTRCLPEHLARINALVPDSKRIS from the coding sequence ATGAATTTTCTCTTTGTGCACCAGAACATGCCCGGCCAATACCGGGAGTTGGTGCAATGGCTGGCGCAGGCGGGCGGGCATCGGATTTATTTTCTGACCCAGCGTCAGAACGCCCCAAATCTGCCCGGCGTCGAAACCCGGGTCTACCGCCCCCATCATCGGCCCGACGACAAAGCCTATGGGCTCTCGCGCGTTTGGGAAGAAGCCTCGGGCAATGGTTTCGGGGCCGTCAGCGCGGCCCGGCAGATCGAAACGCAAGAGGGCTTTCGCCCCGACATCATCATCGGCCACGTCGGTTGGGGGGAGTTAAGCTTTTTCAAAGAGCTTTGGCCCGATGTTCCGATCATCGGCTATTTCGAGTATTATTATAACATGACCGGTGGGATGGTCGGCTTTGATCCAGCCGAGAAAATCTCGACCCATGCGCCTTATCTTAACCATGCGCGCAATATCGTGCCGCTGGCCAATATCGAAACCGTCGATCTGGGCCACTGTCCGACCCATTGGCAACGCGACCGTTTCCCCGAAAGCTTTCACCGCAAGCTTTATGTCTGCCATGATGGCATCCGCACCGATCAGCTATTGCCCGACCCGGATGTCAGCCTGCGGTTGGGGCGTTTGGCAGAGCCCGTGACGCGCAAGGATGAGATCATTACCTATGTCGCGCGCAATCTGGAAAAGACGCGGGGCTTTCACACGATGATGCGCGCTCTGCCGCGTATCTTGGCCGAGCGGCCCGCTGCGCGGGTGGTGATCGTCGGCGGCAATGAGGTGTCCTACGGCAAGCAAAGCGACCATCCCGGCGGGTTGCGCGGAGAGATGGCGGCAGAACTGCAGGGCAAGGTCGATTGGGAGCGGGTGCATTTCGTCGGCAAAGTGCCATACCCCGATTTCAAGAAGCTTGTGCAGATCAGCCGCTGTCACATCTATCTGACGATGCCCTTTGTGCTGTCTTGGTCACTGCTCGAAGCCATGTCGATGCAAGCCACGATCGTGGCCTCTGATGTGGCCCCGGTGCGCGAGGCGGTGAGCCATGGCAAGACCGGGCTGCTGGTGGATTTCTTTGACCCCGATGCGCTGGCGGCGCAGGTGGTGGAGGTGCTTGCCAATCCGCAGGATCACGCCCATCTCGGCCCGGCGGCGCGGGCGCATGTGGTTGAGCATTGCGATTTCCTTACCCGCTGCCTGCCCGAACACCTCGCGCGGATCAACGCATTGGTGCCCGACAGCAAACGGATCAGCTAG
- a CDS encoding polysaccharide biosynthesis/export family protein: MKHLSKLFLLALMTFSLAACSNLPRGAAIQKEVTEEAAAPDADIAVYPVTRAFLPSVAQWPRTGERRHGWIGASRGSSAQVIRPGDRLDILVWDSSDNSLLTSPSQQVATLSGIRVSESGTIFMPYIGKVQVSGRTPDSARQLLQRRLETIVPSAQVQLAMTEGRSNSVDLVSGVSSPGNILMPDNNFTVLAAISAGGGVQSGIENPQVKLLRGPNIYTTSIDRLYENPSLDTRLIGGDKLIIEDDRRYFLSLGAAGREAQFPFNRDEVSALDALAIIGGVNESRADPEGILILREYPASAVSAGVRGPRRTRVVFTLDLTTSDGLFSARNFHIQSGDLVLATESPLSDTRTILGLVGSVFGLVNTAGNLGN; encoded by the coding sequence ATGAAGCACCTGAGCAAACTGTTCCTCTTGGCCCTGATGACCTTCTCGCTGGCGGCATGCAGCAACCTTCCGCGTGGTGCAGCCATCCAAAAAGAGGTCACAGAGGAAGCGGCCGCGCCGGATGCCGATATCGCCGTTTATCCCGTCACCCGTGCCTTTCTGCCCAGTGTTGCTCAGTGGCCCCGCACCGGCGAAAGACGCCATGGCTGGATCGGTGCCAGCCGAGGGTCGAGCGCCCAAGTCATCCGCCCCGGTGATCGGCTGGACATTCTGGTTTGGGACAGCAGCGACAACTCGCTGCTGACTTCACCAAGCCAACAGGTTGCCACCCTGTCCGGCATTCGCGTTTCTGAGAGCGGGACGATTTTCATGCCCTATATCGGCAAGGTTCAGGTCTCGGGCCGGACCCCGGATTCAGCGCGGCAATTGCTTCAGCGTCGGCTTGAGACGATCGTGCCCTCGGCACAGGTGCAACTGGCCATGACCGAAGGGCGCAGCAACTCCGTCGATCTGGTGAGCGGCGTGAGCAGCCCCGGCAACATCCTGATGCCCGACAATAACTTTACCGTGCTGGCGGCGATCTCGGCTGGTGGCGGGGTGCAAAGCGGCATCGAAAACCCGCAGGTCAAACTGCTGCGCGGCCCAAACATCTATACCACGTCGATCGACCGGCTTTACGAAAACCCCAGCCTTGATACCCGGCTGATCGGGGGCGACAAACTGATCATCGAGGATGACCGCCGTTACTTCCTGTCGCTGGGTGCCGCCGGAAGGGAGGCACAGTTTCCCTTCAACCGCGATGAGGTCTCTGCTCTGGATGCGCTGGCGATCATCGGTGGGGTAAACGAATCCCGCGCCGACCCCGAGGGCATTTTGATCCTGCGCGAATACCCCGCCAGCGCGGTCAGCGCCGGGGTGCGCGGCCCGCGCCGCACGCGGGTGGTGTTCACACTGGATTTGACCACATCTGACGGGCTGTTCTCGGCGCGGAATTTCCACATTCAATCCGGCGATCTGGTGCTTGCAACCGAAAGCCCACTGTCGGACACGCGCACCATTCTGGGCCTCGTCGGATCGGTCTTTGGGCTGGTGAACACCGCTGGAAACCTTGGCAACTGA
- a CDS encoding NAD-dependent epimerase/dehydratase family protein encodes MASMTTKDSAVSSGPADFDGVLLLGATGRLGSMLRRHWPEPQALRSQSRQPRPGFYNFDLPAAGEGPSDAAISTARGARAVIALAGVTPARAGACGAALEDNVTLALAALKLAEAAAVPRFFVASSAAVYGAQDGPLREDMPCAPLSEYGRQKLAMEQAVREAGGKTAVTALRIGNVVGADAILGGWQPAMQIDRFPDGATPSRSYIGPVTLARVLCTLCHVDDLPPVLNIAAPGAVQMGALLDAAGLAWQPKPAPATAIPEVRLDTNALECHVDFTPETQTPAGMVREWQQDMNKR; translated from the coding sequence ATGGCGTCAATGACTACGAAAGACAGCGCGGTTTCAAGCGGCCCGGCGGATTTTGACGGGGTTCTCTTGTTGGGCGCGACGGGGCGTTTGGGCAGCATGCTGCGCCGTCATTGGCCTGAACCGCAGGCTCTGCGCAGCCAGTCGCGGCAGCCTCGACCCGGATTTTACAATTTCGATCTGCCAGCAGCGGGAGAGGGGCCAAGTGATGCGGCGATATCCACCGCGCGTGGGGCGCGGGCGGTGATCGCTTTGGCCGGGGTGACCCCGGCCCGGGCGGGGGCCTGCGGCGCAGCGCTGGAGGATAACGTCACCCTCGCCCTCGCCGCGCTGAAACTGGCAGAGGCGGCGGCGGTCCCTCGGTTTTTTGTCGCCTCTTCGGCAGCGGTCTATGGCGCGCAAGACGGTCCCCTGCGAGAGGATATGCCCTGCGCTCCGCTTTCGGAGTACGGCAGGCAGAAGCTGGCGATGGAACAGGCGGTGCGAGAAGCGGGAGGCAAGACTGCCGTCACCGCGCTGCGGATCGGCAATGTGGTCGGCGCGGATGCGATCCTTGGCGGCTGGCAACCGGCAATGCAGATTGATCGCTTCCCCGATGGCGCCACGCCTAGCCGCAGCTATATCGGGCCGGTGACCTTGGCGCGGGTGCTCTGCACGCTCTGCCATGTGGACGACCTGCCGCCCGTTTTGAATATCGCGGCCCCCGGCGCGGTGCAAATGGGGGCGCTGCTCGATGCGGCGGGGCTGGCGTGGCAGCCCAAACCGGCCCCGGCCACCGCCATTCCTGAGGTGCGGCTGGATACGAATGCGCTTGAATGCCACGTCGATTTCACGCCAGAAACTCAAACGCCCGCCGGTATGGTACGTGAATGGCAGCAGGATATGAACAAACGATGA
- a CDS encoding sugar transferase has translation MTWRKRIFDLFFASLLVIILGPILLGLLVWLLLKEGRPLFHVAERMKTPEQSFNLWKLRTMTVAEKDQGVSGGNKAARITPTGAWLRARRLDEFPQLWNILRGDLSFVGPRPPLREYVERFPEVYAEVLKSRPGVTGLATIRFHKHEERLLSRCETPEETDRVYCRICVPRKAQLDLIYQRHQSTCYDFDLVFQTISNLFRRR, from the coding sequence ATGACGTGGCGCAAGCGCATCTTCGATCTGTTCTTCGCCAGCCTGCTTGTCATCATCTTGGGGCCGATCCTGCTGGGGTTGCTGGTCTGGTTGCTGCTGAAAGAGGGGCGGCCGCTTTTTCATGTGGCCGAGCGGATGAAAACGCCTGAGCAGAGTTTCAACCTTTGGAAACTGCGTACGATGACCGTGGCAGAGAAGGATCAGGGCGTATCGGGCGGCAACAAAGCCGCGCGGATCACCCCCACCGGCGCATGGCTCAGGGCGCGGCGCTTGGATGAGTTTCCCCAGCTTTGGAATATCCTGCGCGGCGATCTAAGCTTTGTCGGCCCGCGTCCGCCGCTGCGCGAATATGTGGAGCGTTTTCCCGAGGTCTATGCCGAGGTTCTGAAATCCCGGCCCGGCGTGACCGGGTTGGCCACGATCCGGTTTCACAAACATGAAGAACGGCTGCTGTCGCGCTGCGAGACCCCGGAAGAGACCGACCGTGTCTATTGTCGTATCTGCGTCCCGCGCAAAGCCCAACTAGATCTGATTTATCAGCGCCATCAAAGCACATGTTACGACTTCGATTTGGTGTTTCAAACTATCAGCAACCTTTTTAGACGCAGATGA